Proteins encoded together in one Yersinia mollaretii ATCC 43969 window:
- a CDS encoding U32 family peptidase: MKYALGAVLYYWPKTDIESFYHAAANSSADIIYLGENVCTKRREMRVGDWLALAKAVAASGKQVVISTLALLQAPSELNELKRYVENGEFLLEANDLGAVNMAAERGLPFVAGHALNCYNAYTLRILHRQGMMRWCMPVELSRDWLSNVLQQCEELGFRHQFEVEVLSYGHLPLAYSARCFTARSEDRAKDECETCCIKYPQGRKVLSQEGQQVFILNGIQTQSGYCYNLGNDLISMQGLVDIIRLSPQSIETLDVIDQFRANEQGLMPLALTDKADCNGYWRRLAGLELVS, from the coding sequence ATGAAATACGCCTTAGGCGCAGTGCTCTATTACTGGCCAAAAACGGATATTGAATCCTTCTATCACGCAGCGGCCAACAGCAGCGCCGACATTATCTATCTCGGCGAGAATGTGTGTACCAAGCGCCGTGAAATGAGAGTCGGCGACTGGCTGGCCTTAGCCAAAGCCGTCGCCGCCAGCGGCAAGCAGGTGGTGATCTCCACACTGGCGCTGTTGCAGGCACCGTCTGAACTGAATGAATTGAAGCGCTATGTGGAGAACGGCGAGTTTTTGCTGGAAGCCAATGATCTGGGTGCGGTGAATATGGCGGCTGAACGCGGTCTGCCTTTTGTCGCGGGCCATGCGCTGAACTGTTACAACGCCTATACACTGCGGATTTTGCACCGTCAGGGCATGATGCGTTGGTGTATGCCGGTGGAGCTTTCCCGCGACTGGCTGAGCAATGTTTTGCAGCAGTGCGAAGAGCTGGGTTTTCGTCATCAGTTTGAGGTGGAAGTGCTGAGTTATGGCCATCTGCCGCTGGCTTACTCCGCCCGCTGCTTTACTGCTCGCTCAGAGGACCGTGCCAAAGATGAGTGTGAAACCTGCTGCATTAAGTATCCACAAGGGCGCAAAGTGTTATCGCAAGAGGGCCAACAAGTCTTCATCTTAAACGGCATTCAGACGCAAAGCGGTTACTGCTATAACCTCGGGAATGACCTGATCTCCATGCAGGGGTTAGTGGATATCATCCGTCTTTCACCGCAAAGCATCGAAACACTGGATGTTATCGATCAATTCCGCGCGAACGAACAGGGGTTGATGCCGCTGGCGCTGACAGATAAAGCGGATTGCAACGGCTATTGGCGGCGACTGGCTGGGCTGGAGTTGGTGTCGTAA
- a CDS encoding GIY-YIG nuclease family protein — protein MTDGLWYLYLLRTASGMLYTGITTDVVRRLAQHQGGKGAKALRGKGELTLVFHCEAGSRSTALKLEYRVKQLSKLQKEKLVISQPSSLVAMLGDQHAADKALAVKTD, from the coding sequence ATGACGGATGGCCTTTGGTATCTCTATCTGCTGCGCACCGCCTCCGGTATGCTCTATACCGGTATTACCACTGATGTTGTCCGGCGGTTGGCACAGCATCAGGGCGGTAAAGGGGCAAAAGCACTGCGAGGAAAAGGCGAGTTAACACTGGTCTTTCATTGTGAAGCAGGCAGTCGTTCGACGGCATTGAAGCTGGAATATCGGGTAAAGCAGCTCAGTAAGCTGCAAAAAGAGAAGCTGGTGATTAGCCAGCCTTCTTCACTGGTAGCCATGCTGGGTGATCAGCACGCGGCCGATAAGGCGCTAGCGGTTAAAACCGATTGA
- the potE gene encoding putrescine-ornithine antiporter yields the protein MSKTNNKMGVVQLTILTAVNMMGSGIIMLPTKLAEVGTISIVSWLVTAVGSMALAYAFAQCGMFSRKSGGMGGYAEYAFGKSGNFMANYTYGASLLIANIAIAISAVGYGTELLGATLTPLGICIATIGVLWLATVANFGGARITGQISSVTIWGVIIPVVGISIVGWFWFSGSAYMAAWNPHGVPTFEAIGSSISMTLWAFLGLESACANTDAVENPERNVPIAVLGGTLGAAVIYIISTNVIAGIVPNMDLANSTAPFGLAFAYMFTPAVGKIIMALMIMSCVGSLLGWQFTIAQVFKSSADEGFFPKIFSKVSKADAPIKGMLTIVVIQSVLSLMTISPSLNKQFNVLVNLAVVTNIIPYILSMAALVIIQKTANVAPAKARKANIIAFIGAMYSFYALYSSGQEAMTWGAIVTFLGWTLYGLVSPRFEFAAKTK from the coding sequence ATGAGTAAAACAAATAATAAGATGGGAGTCGTACAGCTGACTATTCTGACCGCCGTCAATATGATGGGGTCTGGCATAATTATGCTGCCAACCAAACTCGCCGAAGTGGGGACGATATCTATTGTCTCATGGTTAGTGACCGCTGTCGGTTCTATGGCACTGGCCTATGCCTTCGCCCAATGCGGCATGTTCAGCCGTAAATCTGGCGGGATGGGCGGTTATGCCGAGTATGCTTTCGGTAAGTCCGGTAACTTCATGGCTAACTATACCTATGGTGCTTCGCTGCTGATTGCCAATATCGCCATTGCTATTTCAGCCGTGGGTTACGGCACCGAATTACTGGGTGCGACCCTGACACCACTGGGTATCTGTATCGCGACCATCGGTGTTCTGTGGCTGGCCACAGTGGCTAACTTTGGTGGCGCACGGATTACCGGCCAAATCAGTAGTGTCACCATCTGGGGGGTAATTATCCCGGTAGTCGGCATCTCTATTGTTGGCTGGTTCTGGTTTAGCGGCTCAGCCTATATGGCGGCGTGGAACCCACATGGCGTGCCGACCTTCGAAGCTATCGGTTCTTCTATCTCGATGACACTGTGGGCTTTCTTGGGTTTGGAATCTGCCTGCGCGAATACCGATGCCGTAGAAAACCCTGAACGTAATGTTCCGATCGCCGTATTGGGTGGGACTTTAGGTGCAGCGGTTATCTATATCATCTCAACCAACGTGATTGCCGGTATTGTACCCAATATGGATTTGGCGAACTCTACCGCGCCATTCGGTCTGGCGTTCGCTTATATGTTCACCCCAGCAGTAGGCAAAATCATCATGGCATTGATGATTATGTCTTGTGTCGGCTCTCTGCTCGGCTGGCAGTTCACCATCGCTCAGGTGTTCAAATCCTCTGCCGATGAGGGCTTCTTCCCGAAAATCTTCTCTAAAGTCAGTAAAGCCGATGCGCCCATTAAAGGGATGCTGACTATTGTTGTCATCCAGAGTGTGCTGTCGCTGATGACCATTAGCCCATCACTGAACAAGCAGTTCAATGTGCTGGTGAATCTGGCCGTGGTGACCAATATCATCCCTTATATTCTGTCGATGGCGGCACTGGTGATTATTCAGAAAACCGCTAATGTCGCCCCGGCTAAGGCCCGTAAAGCGAACATCATTGCCTTTATCGGCGCGATGTACAGCTTCTATGCACTCTATAGCTCAGGCCAAGAAGCCATGACGTGGGGGGCGATTGTGACCTTCCTCGGCTGGACTCTGTACGGTTTGGTTTCGCCGCGCTTTGAATTTGCAGCAAAGACAAAGTAA
- the speFL gene encoding leader peptide SpeFL, whose protein sequence is MENNNKKMAHIRRTTHLMMPAHRSYFSFSYFHFR, encoded by the coding sequence ATGGAAAATAACAACAAGAAAATGGCGCATATAAGGCGGACAACGCATTTAATGATGCCAGCACACCGTAGTTATTTTAGCTTTTCCTATTTTCATTTTAGATAA
- a CDS encoding GNAT family N-acetyltransferase: MLIRVEIPVDAPGIDALLRQSFESNDEADLVQQLREDGLLTLGIVATDDEGGVVGYAAFSPVEVGGEDRQWVALAPLAVEESLRRQGLAEKLVYEGLDSLNEFGYAAVVVLGDPAYYQRFGFVPAARHQLSCRWPGTEEAFQVYALAEDALNDADGEVVFSAPFNRF, encoded by the coding sequence ATGCTGATCAGGGTAGAAATTCCGGTGGATGCACCGGGGATCGACGCACTATTACGCCAGTCATTCGAGAGCAATGACGAAGCTGATCTGGTGCAGCAACTGCGCGAAGATGGCTTACTGACACTGGGTATCGTGGCAACTGATGACGAAGGCGGTGTTGTCGGTTATGCGGCATTCAGCCCCGTAGAAGTCGGCGGTGAAGACCGTCAATGGGTCGCACTGGCACCACTGGCGGTGGAGGAGAGTCTGCGTCGGCAAGGTTTGGCGGAAAAATTGGTGTATGAGGGACTCGATTCGCTCAATGAGTTTGGCTATGCCGCTGTCGTAGTACTGGGAGATCCGGCCTATTATCAGCGCTTCGGTTTTGTTCCGGCAGCCCGCCACCAACTGAGTTGCCGCTGGCCTGGCACCGAAGAAGCTTTTCAGGTCTATGCCTTGGCGGAAGATGCCCTGAATGATGCTGATGGCGAAGTGGTGTTTTCTGCCCCGTTCAATCGGTTTTAA
- a CDS encoding YhbP family protein, whose amino-acid sequence MRAVNSPDDLSIIIRFLRQQHVLTLCAGSGIDMWCANCFYVFDDVQMALYLMTEKHTRHGELMQINPQVVGTIATQPRTVALIKGIQYRGEIAVLSGDAEQAARQRYCRRFPVAKVASAPLWQLNLLEVKMTNNTLGFGKKLFWNASPSSLK is encoded by the coding sequence ATGCGTGCCGTGAATTCGCCTGATGATTTATCAATAATTATCCGTTTCTTACGCCAGCAGCATGTGCTGACGCTGTGCGCTGGCAGCGGTATAGATATGTGGTGCGCCAACTGCTTTTACGTCTTCGATGATGTGCAGATGGCGCTTTATCTCATGACCGAAAAGCACACCCGCCACGGCGAACTGATGCAGATTAATCCGCAGGTGGTCGGCACTATTGCTACTCAGCCGCGCACTGTTGCCCTCATCAAAGGCATCCAATATCGCGGTGAAATCGCCGTGTTAAGTGGCGATGCTGAGCAAGCTGCCCGTCAGCGCTACTGCCGCCGTTTCCCGGTGGCAAAAGTCGCCTCCGCCCCTCTCTGGCAGCTCAATCTGCTGGAGGTCAAAATGACCAATAATACGCTGGGTTTTGGCAAGAAGCTCTTTTGGAACGCATCTCCTTCGTCCTTGAAATAA
- the speF gene encoding ornithine decarboxylase SpeF, producing the protein MKKLNIASSVSAIPCFESQREIVDVLHTDFTDIAAVVLSVQDINNGVIDSIHALGLEIPIFAAVCCEEELNTDVLPSLNGVFELCGDNTDFYGKQLESAAEKYEKDLLPPFFSTLKKYVEMGNSTFACPGHQGGQFFRKHPAGRQFFDFYGETIFRSDMCNADVKLGDLLIHEGAPCDAQKHAAKVFNADKTYFVLNGTSASNKVATNALLARGDLVLFDRNNHKSNHHGALIQAGATPVYLETARNPFGFIGGIDAHCFEEKYLREQIRSVAPERANEARPFRLAIIQLGTYDGTIYNARQVVDKIGHLCDYILFDSAWVGYEQFIPMMKDCSPLLLDLNENDPGIIVTQSVHKQQAGFSQTSQIHKKDKHIKGQDRYCNHKRFNNAFMLHASTSPFYPLFAALDVNAKMHEGKSGQRMWLDCVKTGIEARKMILNTCSMIKPFVPVEVDGKPWQQYDTDAMAQDLRFFNFIPGEKWHAFEGYEASQYFVDPCKLLLTTPGIDTNTGEYTASGIPATILANFLRENGIVPEKCDLNSILFLLTPAEDLAKMQHLVAQIARFERFIEEDAMLSDVLPTVYRNNETRYKGYTIGKLCQEMHDLYVSYDVKQLQKEMFRKQYFPKVMMNPQDANIEFVRGHAELVPLCKAEGRIAAEGALPYPPGVLCVVPGEVWGGAAQRYFLALEESINLLPGFAPELQGVYLQVDEDGWNRAYGYMMKQSIK; encoded by the coding sequence ATGAAGAAGTTAAATATTGCTTCCAGCGTTTCAGCGATCCCCTGCTTTGAATCACAGCGCGAAATCGTGGATGTTTTACATACCGACTTTACCGATATTGCCGCTGTCGTACTTTCGGTTCAGGACATTAATAATGGTGTCATTGATAGCATTCATGCATTGGGACTAGAGATCCCAATTTTTGCGGCGGTTTGCTGTGAAGAAGAGCTTAATACTGACGTATTACCCTCATTAAATGGGGTATTTGAACTCTGCGGTGACAACACTGATTTTTATGGAAAACAACTGGAATCAGCGGCAGAAAAATATGAAAAAGATCTGCTGCCGCCGTTCTTCAGCACATTAAAAAAATATGTCGAAATGGGGAATTCTACCTTTGCCTGCCCAGGGCATCAGGGGGGACAATTCTTCCGTAAACATCCTGCGGGTCGCCAATTCTTCGACTTCTACGGCGAAACTATTTTCCGCTCTGATATGTGTAATGCTGACGTCAAATTAGGTGACTTGCTTATTCATGAAGGCGCACCTTGTGATGCACAAAAACATGCAGCCAAAGTCTTTAATGCCGACAAAACCTATTTCGTTCTAAACGGGACTTCAGCCTCGAATAAAGTGGCAACCAATGCGCTGCTGGCCCGGGGTGATCTGGTGCTGTTTGACCGTAATAACCATAAATCCAACCACCATGGCGCACTGATTCAAGCAGGGGCAACTCCGGTCTACCTAGAAACTGCCCGCAACCCGTTTGGCTTTATCGGCGGTATTGACGCCCACTGTTTTGAAGAAAAATACCTGCGTGAACAGATACGTAGCGTCGCACCTGAGCGCGCTAACGAAGCACGTCCATTCCGTCTGGCGATTATCCAACTGGGTACCTATGACGGTACCATTTATAACGCCCGTCAGGTGGTGGATAAAATTGGTCATCTTTGCGACTATATTCTGTTTGACTCCGCGTGGGTGGGCTACGAGCAATTTATTCCAATGATGAAGGATTGCTCACCATTATTACTTGACCTGAATGAAAACGATCCCGGTATTATCGTTACCCAATCAGTCCATAAACAACAAGCGGGCTTCTCACAAACCTCGCAAATTCATAAGAAAGACAAACATATTAAAGGCCAAGATCGCTACTGCAACCATAAGCGTTTTAATAATGCCTTTATGTTGCATGCATCCACCAGCCCATTCTATCCATTATTTGCGGCATTAGATGTCAACGCAAAAATGCATGAAGGAAAGAGTGGTCAACGTATGTGGCTGGATTGCGTTAAGACCGGTATTGAAGCGCGTAAAATGATTTTAAATACCTGTAGCATGATTAAGCCTTTTGTTCCGGTAGAAGTTGACGGTAAACCTTGGCAGCAATATGACACCGATGCCATGGCTCAAGATTTGCGTTTCTTTAATTTTATTCCCGGCGAAAAGTGGCATGCATTTGAAGGCTATGAAGCGTCACAATACTTTGTTGACCCATGTAAACTGCTATTAACCACACCGGGGATTGATACCAATACGGGCGAATATACCGCATCTGGGATTCCTGCCACTATTTTGGCTAACTTCTTGCGCGAAAATGGGATCGTGCCAGAAAAATGCGATTTGAATTCAATTCTGTTTTTATTAACGCCAGCAGAAGACTTGGCGAAAATGCAGCATTTGGTCGCACAAATTGCCCGTTTTGAGCGTTTCATTGAAGAAGATGCCATGTTAAGCGATGTATTGCCGACCGTTTATCGCAATAATGAAACTCGTTACAAAGGTTATACCATCGGTAAATTATGCCAGGAAATGCATGATCTTTATGTCAGCTACGATGTTAAGCAACTGCAAAAAGAGATGTTCCGTAAACAGTATTTCCCTAAAGTGATGATGAATCCGCAAGATGCCAATATTGAATTCGTCCGGGGTCATGCTGAATTAGTACCATTGTGTAAAGCCGAAGGTCGAATTGCCGCTGAAGGTGCCCTGCCTTACCCACCGGGAGTATTGTGTGTGGTCCCTGGTGAAGTTTGGGGCGGCGCAGCTCAACGTTATTTCCTGGCATTAGAAGAGAGTATTAATTTACTGCCAGGCTTCGCCCCTGAATTACAAGGCGTCTATTTGCAAGTCGATGAAGATGGATGGAACCGTGCCTACGGCTACATGATGAAGCAATCAATAAAATAA
- a CDS encoding NAD(P)H-binding protein, with protein sequence MAKVLLLGASGLVGGELLRLLRLDARVTSIIAPTRKPLPAMNKLTNPQGENIGEVLKTLHDPVDLVFCCLGTTRKQAGSQAAFRQVDYRLVLATGETGLRLGARHFLLVSAMGANPHSWLFYNRTKGEAERDLQAQGWPQLTIARPSMLAGQRAKPRLMESLSAPLFALLPDKWRLIKAKHVAQALLDQAFAPPKAGVTILSSAEMQR encoded by the coding sequence ATGGCGAAGGTACTATTACTGGGCGCAAGTGGCCTGGTGGGCGGCGAATTACTGCGCCTGTTACGTTTGGATGCCCGAGTGACATCCATCATTGCACCTACCCGCAAGCCATTGCCCGCCATGAATAAACTGACCAATCCGCAGGGTGAGAATATCGGCGAAGTGCTGAAAACACTGCATGATCCGGTGGATTTGGTGTTCTGTTGTCTGGGCACCACCCGTAAACAAGCGGGCAGTCAGGCGGCATTTCGTCAGGTGGATTATCGGCTGGTGCTGGCGACGGGCGAAACGGGTCTGCGCTTGGGTGCACGGCATTTTCTGCTGGTGAGCGCGATGGGGGCTAACCCACACTCTTGGCTGTTTTATAACCGCACCAAAGGCGAAGCCGAGCGGGATTTACAGGCTCAGGGCTGGCCGCAACTCACCATTGCTCGCCCCTCGATGCTGGCAGGTCAGCGGGCCAAGCCCCGATTAATGGAGAGTCTCAGCGCGCCGCTGTTTGCGCTACTGCCCGATAAGTGGCGGTTGATTAAAGCCAAACATGTGGCGCAAGCCCTATTGGATCAGGCTTTTGCACCACCGAAGGCCGGGGTGACGATTTTGTCGTCAGCCGAGATGCAGCGCTAA
- a CDS encoding ABC transporter permease, whose product MKKIKSRFFDRTRTGWRCFSRYFGRETRSAFRSPVFHWLSWCFPLLLFILISSNFSEGTLLDLPVSVVDNDHSPLSKSLIRKLDAGSHAHVVAYEGGIDEALRRLRSSQDYALLYIPTDFEADALAGRQPSILLYYNALFYGAGLYATQDFSGLITETNSTFRTIIAGEMGETLPRLANVTLSYGSLFNASGSYIYYQQFAATIHLLQLFVITWMIYVLARSKALLTAKPFSLALLGKLAPYTLFFTTLLVVEMAMLAGFFGARVSGNPLFIPLIGFFYVMAAQSIGVLLFTFTSSAITAYSLIGIIVSIALTFSGMAVPELSMPLPARIISNLEPLTHALYAMFDVFLRQVPVSAIFSVCAILLIYPLVTSLLVRNRLLIRLHKQETIL is encoded by the coding sequence ATGAAAAAGATCAAAAGCAGGTTTTTTGACAGAACACGCACTGGCTGGCGCTGTTTTAGCCGCTATTTTGGTCGAGAAACACGCTCGGCGTTTCGCAGCCCAGTGTTCCATTGGCTAAGTTGGTGCTTCCCATTGTTGCTATTCATTTTAATCAGCAGCAACTTTTCTGAAGGAACCTTGCTGGATTTACCCGTTTCTGTGGTAGATAACGACCACTCGCCATTGTCCAAGTCATTAATTCGTAAGCTGGATGCGGGATCTCATGCGCACGTTGTGGCCTATGAAGGGGGAATAGATGAGGCATTGCGCCGTCTACGCAGCTCACAGGATTATGCCTTACTTTATATTCCAACTGACTTTGAAGCCGATGCTCTGGCGGGCCGGCAGCCAAGTATTCTTTTGTATTATAACGCATTGTTTTATGGAGCTGGTTTATACGCTACACAAGATTTCAGTGGATTGATAACAGAAACCAATAGCACTTTCCGCACTATTATTGCCGGTGAGATGGGGGAAACCTTGCCACGATTGGCAAATGTCACACTCTCTTATGGCAGCTTATTCAATGCCAGCGGCAGTTATATTTATTACCAGCAGTTTGCCGCGACTATCCATTTATTGCAGTTATTCGTTATCACTTGGATGATTTATGTATTAGCTCGTAGCAAGGCGTTGTTGACGGCGAAACCTTTCAGCCTGGCCCTATTGGGTAAACTCGCCCCCTATACCTTGTTTTTCACCACACTGCTGGTGGTAGAGATGGCGATGTTAGCGGGGTTCTTTGGCGCACGAGTTAGTGGCAATCCGCTATTTATACCGCTGATTGGTTTCTTTTACGTGATGGCGGCTCAAAGTATTGGTGTGTTGTTATTTACTTTTACCAGTAGTGCCATCACCGCTTACAGCCTGATTGGGATCATCGTGAGTATCGCATTAACCTTTTCCGGTATGGCAGTACCTGAGCTGTCGATGCCATTACCAGCGCGCATTATTTCCAATCTTGAACCCCTAACTCATGCCCTCTACGCCATGTTTGATGTCTTCCTGCGTCAAGTGCCCGTCAGTGCGATCTTCAGTGTCTGCGCCATTTTGCTGATCTATCCGCTGGTCACCTCTTTGCTGGTCCGCAATCGCCTGCTGATTCGGCTACACAAGCAGGAGACTATTTTATGA
- the ubiT gene encoding ubiquinone anaerobic biosynthesis accessory factor UbiT, producing the protein MLGELRARLVRQGPALLRGPLKLAPFALQRQVLEQVLGWQFRQALLDGDLAFLESRWLKIEVRDLALQWFMTVENGRLVVSQQAEADVSFSGDANDLILIAARKEDPDTLFFQRRLRIEGDTELGLYVKNLMDAIELESMPTLLRVGLQQLAEFIEAGQQEGAATASRTLASC; encoded by the coding sequence GTGTTGGGAGAACTACGAGCACGCCTAGTGCGTCAAGGGCCAGCGCTGCTGCGAGGGCCGTTAAAGTTGGCACCCTTTGCCTTACAGCGTCAGGTATTAGAGCAAGTGCTGGGGTGGCAATTCCGTCAGGCATTGTTGGATGGCGATCTGGCATTTCTGGAGTCCCGCTGGTTAAAAATTGAAGTGCGCGATCTCGCGTTGCAATGGTTTATGACGGTGGAAAACGGTAGGCTGGTGGTGAGCCAACAGGCTGAAGCGGATGTTAGCTTTAGTGGTGATGCCAACGATCTGATTTTGATCGCTGCCCGTAAAGAAGATCCGGATACGCTGTTTTTCCAGCGCCGGTTACGAATTGAAGGGGATACCGAATTGGGTCTGTATGTGAAAAACCTGATGGATGCCATTGAGTTGGAGTCTATGCCAACCCTGCTGCGAGTGGGTCTGCAACAACTGGCAGAATTTATTGAGGCGGGTCAGCAAGAGGGTGCGGCCACTGCTTCCCGCACATTAGCATCATGCTGA
- a CDS encoding ABC transporter permease, producing MNSSLKSYWQTFSRVLMGMLEKPMWMLLLVSLCVMSMVYANHTVWDLPVAVVDQDHSTASRQLIRQLDATSKIAIKTYDNLPDAQRDLAWRKLFAVIIMPTDLEKKVLNGENIVIPVYGDATNRLANGQIQQDVVAAYQQLLEEYNRGLLLSSGFTPRQAEVLLTPIRGQIQDVFNPGISFAAIIFPGMLVMLLQHSLLIACVRVSIAMKSAPSGKPSIPVYLGGLSALLPIWLFLSIVLFVLWPWVLGYRQTASIPEVLLLTFPFLLAVLGLGKLVTECLRSVEMIYLTLSFVTMPIFYISGTIWPLQAMPRWVRAISSMLPSTWATKAIAGVNQMGLSLRDVGGDVLMLLLLGALYTLIGISVGALRNRVGLRALFKRIRHSI from the coding sequence ATGAACAGTAGCTTAAAGAGTTATTGGCAGACATTCAGTCGGGTATTGATGGGGATGCTGGAAAAACCCATGTGGATGCTGCTGTTGGTCTCATTGTGTGTGATGAGTATGGTCTATGCCAATCACACGGTGTGGGATCTGCCCGTCGCGGTGGTGGACCAAGACCACAGCACCGCCAGCCGTCAGTTGATCCGTCAGTTAGATGCCACCTCAAAAATTGCCATTAAAACGTATGACAATTTACCCGATGCTCAGCGGGATCTGGCATGGCGAAAGCTGTTTGCCGTCATCATTATGCCGACGGATCTGGAAAAGAAGGTTCTCAATGGCGAGAACATTGTGATTCCGGTTTATGGCGATGCGACTAACCGCCTTGCCAACGGGCAGATACAGCAGGATGTGGTTGCCGCCTATCAACAACTGTTGGAGGAATATAACCGTGGTTTGTTATTGAGCAGCGGTTTTACCCCCCGTCAGGCCGAAGTGTTGTTGACCCCCATTCGTGGGCAGATACAGGATGTATTTAACCCCGGCATCAGTTTTGCCGCCATTATTTTTCCCGGCATGCTGGTGATGCTATTACAGCACTCACTATTGATTGCCTGTGTGCGAGTCAGTATTGCGATGAAGAGTGCCCCGTCAGGGAAACCCTCTATCCCGGTTTATCTGGGGGGGCTTTCTGCCCTGTTGCCGATCTGGCTGTTTTTATCCATCGTACTGTTCGTATTGTGGCCGTGGGTATTGGGCTATCGCCAAACGGCCTCGATCCCTGAAGTATTGCTACTGACTTTCCCATTCTTGCTGGCGGTGCTGGGGCTGGGCAAGCTGGTAACAGAGTGCTTACGCAGTGTGGAGATGATCTATCTGACACTCTCTTTTGTCACCATGCCGATTTTCTACATTTCTGGCACCATTTGGCCGCTACAAGCCATGCCAAGATGGGTGCGGGCCATCTCTTCAATGCTGCCATCAACTTGGGCCACTAAAGCTATCGCCGGGGTTAATCAGATGGGATTATCACTGCGAGATGTCGGAGGAGATGTACTGATGTTACTGCTGTTAGGGGCGCTTTATACCCTGATAGGCATCAGTGTTGGTGCATTGCGCAACCGTGTCGGGTTACGAGCACTATTCAAACGTATACGACACTCCATTTGA
- the ubiU gene encoding ubiquinone anaerobic biosynthesis protein UbiU, which yields MELLCPAGNLPALKAAIDNGADAVYIGLKDDTNARHFAGLNFTDKKLQEAVNYVHSRKRKLHIAINTFAHPDGYSRWQRAVDMAAQLGADALILADLAMLEYAAERYPEVERHVSVQASATNDEAIRFYQRHFDVARVVLPRVLSMHQVKQLSRTSPVPLEVFAFGSLCIMAEGRCYLSSYLTGESPNTVGACSPARFVRWQQTPQGMESRLNEVLIDRYDDNENAGYPTLCKGRYLVEGQRYHALEEPTSLNTLELLPELFAANIASVKIEGRQRSPAYVSQVAKVWRQAIDRYQANPAQFAAKAEWMEQLGAMSEGTQTTLGAYHRKWQ from the coding sequence ATGGAGCTGCTTTGTCCTGCCGGCAATTTACCCGCATTAAAAGCCGCAATCGACAATGGTGCCGACGCGGTGTATATCGGCTTGAAAGATGATACTAACGCCCGCCATTTTGCTGGCCTTAATTTCACCGATAAAAAGCTACAGGAAGCCGTTAATTACGTTCATAGCCGTAAGCGCAAATTGCATATCGCCATCAACACCTTCGCCCACCCCGACGGCTATTCTCGTTGGCAGCGGGCCGTGGATATGGCGGCACAACTGGGGGCCGACGCCCTGATTTTAGCGGATCTCGCTATGCTGGAGTATGCCGCCGAACGCTATCCTGAAGTGGAGCGCCATGTCTCGGTGCAAGCCTCGGCGACGAACGATGAGGCCATCCGCTTTTACCAGCGCCATTTCGATGTGGCACGGGTGGTTCTCCCGCGCGTGCTCTCAATGCATCAGGTGAAACAGCTATCGCGGACCAGCCCAGTGCCGCTGGAAGTTTTCGCCTTTGGTAGCTTGTGCATCATGGCGGAAGGCCGCTGTTACCTGTCCTCCTATTTGACGGGTGAATCACCCAATACCGTGGGAGCCTGTTCACCCGCGCGCTTTGTCCGCTGGCAGCAGACCCCGCAAGGGATGGAGTCACGCCTCAATGAGGTGCTGATCGACCGTTATGACGACAATGAAAATGCCGGTTATCCCACACTGTGCAAAGGGCGCTATCTGGTGGAGGGTCAGCGCTACCATGCGCTGGAGGAGCCGACCAGCTTGAATACCCTTGAGCTGTTGCCGGAATTATTTGCCGCGAATATTGCCTCGGTAAAAATTGAAGGCCGCCAGCGCAGCCCCGCTTATGTCAGTCAGGTTGCCAAAGTGTGGCGACAGGCGATTGACCGCTATCAGGCCAATCCGGCGCAATTCGCCGCCAAAGCGGAGTGGATGGAACAACTGGGCGCAATGTCCGAAGGGACCCAGACGACACTGGGCGCTTATCATCGCAAGTGGCAGTAG